One window of the Paenibacillus beijingensis genome contains the following:
- a CDS encoding Lsa family ABC-F type ribosomal protection protein has protein sequence MSLIKVTNLTFAYDGSYDNIFEHVSLQIDTNWKLGFTGRNGRGKTTFLNLLLGRYEYSGTISSNVSFEYFPFHVKHKENHTFDVVADIYPDYEHWQLMREFSLLKLSEDVLYRPFESLSSGEQTKVLLAALFLKEDRFLLIDEPTNHLDLHARKLVSDYLNDKSGFILVSHDRAFLDNCVDHVLSINKTNIEIQKGNFSDWWENKQRQDNFELAENDKLRKDIKRLSEAAKRTSNWSNEVEKTKNGTRNSGSKVDKGYIGHKAAKMMKRSKSIEQRQQSAIEERSQLLKNVDSSESLKISQMTYHKHQLLELDRVSIHYGEKNVCRDISFTVEQGDRIVLSGPNGSGKSSLLKLICGEEIPYSGTFRRGSQMKISYVSQDTSQLRGNLTEFARSSGIDESLFKAILRKLDFSRLQFEKDIASFSGGQKKKVLIAKSLCERAHLHVWDEPLNFVDVISRMQIEELLLEHSPTILFVEHDSEFCKHIATKIVELKV, from the coding sequence ATGTCATTGATCAAGGTAACGAACCTGACGTTTGCCTATGACGGCAGTTACGACAACATTTTTGAACATGTAAGTTTACAAATCGATACCAACTGGAAATTGGGCTTTACGGGGAGGAACGGCCGGGGCAAGACTACGTTTCTCAATCTGCTGCTCGGCAGGTATGAATACAGCGGAACGATTTCCTCTAACGTCAGTTTCGAGTATTTCCCGTTCCACGTCAAGCACAAGGAGAACCATACATTCGATGTGGTCGCCGACATCTATCCGGACTATGAGCACTGGCAACTCATGCGCGAGTTTTCGCTGCTGAAGTTGTCAGAAGATGTGTTGTACCGACCGTTCGAATCATTGTCGAGCGGAGAACAAACGAAGGTGCTGCTGGCGGCCCTGTTTTTGAAGGAAGACCGATTTTTGCTCATTGACGAGCCGACCAACCATCTGGACCTGCATGCCCGGAAGCTGGTCAGCGATTATTTGAACGACAAGAGCGGGTTTATCTTGGTGTCGCACGACCGGGCGTTTCTCGACAACTGCGTGGACCACGTTCTTTCGATCAACAAGACCAATATCGAAATCCAGAAAGGAAATTTTTCAGACTGGTGGGAGAATAAACAGCGACAGGACAATTTCGAACTGGCCGAGAACGATAAGCTGAGGAAGGACATTAAGCGGCTGTCCGAAGCGGCCAAGCGAACGAGCAACTGGTCGAACGAAGTGGAAAAAACGAAAAACGGCACCCGTAACTCCGGCTCAAAGGTCGACAAAGGGTACATCGGTCACAAGGCCGCCAAAATGATGAAGCGGTCCAAGTCGATCGAGCAAAGACAGCAATCCGCGATCGAGGAAAGATCCCAGCTTCTAAAAAACGTCGACAGCTCGGAAAGCCTGAAAATATCGCAGATGACTTATCATAAACACCAATTGCTCGAGCTTGACCGCGTTTCGATTCATTATGGCGAGAAAAACGTTTGCCGCGACATCAGCTTTACTGTCGAGCAAGGGGACCGCATCGTACTCTCCGGTCCGAACGGCTCAGGCAAATCCAGCTTGCTCAAATTGATTTGCGGCGAGGAAATTCCTTATTCCGGCACGTTTCGAAGAGGGAGCCAGATGAAAATTTCCTACGTTTCACAAGACACCTCGCAGTTGCGGGGCAATTTGACGGAATTCGCCAGATCCAGCGGGATTGACGAAAGCTTGTTCAAAGCGATTTTGAGAAAACTCGATTTTTCGCGCTTGCAATTCGAAAAGGACATCGCTTCTTTTAGCGGCGGTCAGAAGAAGAAGGTTCTGATCGCGAAAAGCCTCTGCGAACGCGCTCATTTGCATGTTTGGGACGAACCGCTCAATTTTGTCGACG